One window from the genome of Musa acuminata AAA Group cultivar baxijiao chromosome BXJ1-4, Cavendish_Baxijiao_AAA, whole genome shotgun sequence encodes:
- the LOC135672289 gene encoding protein YABBY 2-like isoform X2 translates to MSMERVCYVHCNFCNAILVVNVPRDNLLDSVRVKCECCSSLLCASSGVQFQKLPPQDIQLQNHNVGSQGLHMDCGSSSMCANMKTMNSMRSVQQQMLQIHPEKRQRVPSLYNRFIKEEIRRLKATNPDISHREAFSTAAKNWAHLPSIHFKLSLQRNKQL, encoded by the exons ATGTCGATGGAGCGGGTTTGCTACGTGCACTGCAACTTCTGCAACGCGATCCTCGTG GTTAATGTACCGAGGGACAATTTGTTGGACAGTGTGAGAGTAAAATGTGAGTGTTGCTCCAGTTTGCTGTGTGCGAGTTCAGGTGTTCAGTTTCAGAAACTCCCTCCTCAAGATATCCAG CTGCAGAATCACAATGTAGGGTCTCAAGGTCTTCACATGGATTGTGGATCTTCTTCTATGTGTGCCAACATGAAAACGATGAACTCCATGAGGAGTGTTCAGCAGCAAATGCTACAAATTCACC CCGAGAAGAGACAACGCGTTCCTTCTCTCTATAACAGATTCATCAA GGAGGAGATAAGAAGACTAAAAGCTACTAATCCAGACATCAGCCATAGAGAAGCTTTCAGCACTGCAGCAAAAAAT TGGGCGCACTTGCCTAGCATTCATTTCAAGCTCTCCCTTCAGAGGAACAAACAACTGTGA
- the LOC135672289 gene encoding protein YABBY 2-like isoform X1, translating to MSMERVCYVHCNFCNAILVVNVPRDNLLDSVRVKCECCSSLLCASSGVQFQKLPPQDIQLQNHNVGSQGLHMDCGSSSMCANMKTMNSMRSVQQQMLQIHPAEKRQRVPSLYNRFIKEEIRRLKATNPDISHREAFSTAAKNWAHLPSIHFKLSLQRNKQL from the exons ATGTCGATGGAGCGGGTTTGCTACGTGCACTGCAACTTCTGCAACGCGATCCTCGTG GTTAATGTACCGAGGGACAATTTGTTGGACAGTGTGAGAGTAAAATGTGAGTGTTGCTCCAGTTTGCTGTGTGCGAGTTCAGGTGTTCAGTTTCAGAAACTCCCTCCTCAAGATATCCAG CTGCAGAATCACAATGTAGGGTCTCAAGGTCTTCACATGGATTGTGGATCTTCTTCTATGTGTGCCAACATGAAAACGATGAACTCCATGAGGAGTGTTCAGCAGCAAATGCTACAAATTCACC CAGCCGAGAAGAGACAACGCGTTCCTTCTCTCTATAACAGATTCATCAA GGAGGAGATAAGAAGACTAAAAGCTACTAATCCAGACATCAGCCATAGAGAAGCTTTCAGCACTGCAGCAAAAAAT TGGGCGCACTTGCCTAGCATTCATTTCAAGCTCTCCCTTCAGAGGAACAAACAACTGTGA
- the LOC135671994 gene encoding RING-H2 finger protein ATL70-like produces MATEYGFNRCIFCQSNATGNQMSELPTEMSYLLFVSSILTSVTVITFYCCKRWRNVAANPHFGNGAVERTDVEDGIDEATLMSYPKVTYSQAKLEEKGATATCCSICLGDYKDTDVLRLLPQCGHLFHLVCVDPWLRSHRSCPNCRSLPAPGPVATPLAVVS; encoded by the coding sequence ATGGCGACGGAGTACGGGTTCAACAGGTGCATCTTTTGTCAAAGCAACGCCACTGGAAACCAAATGTCGGAGCTGCCGACTGAGATGTCCTACTTACTCTTCGTTTCGTCCATTCTCACTTCCGTGACCGTGATCACGTTCTACTGCTGCAAACGATGGAGAAACGTGGCCGCGAATCCTCATTTCGGCAATGGAGCGGTGGAGCGGACCGACGTCgaggacggaatcgacgaggCGACGCTGATGAGCTACCCGAAGGTGACGTACTCGCAGGCTAAGCTGGAGGAGAAGGGCGCCACCGCGACGTGCTGTTCCATATGCTTGGGCGACTACAAGGACACCGACGTGCTACGGCTGCTGCCGCAGTGCGGGCACCTCTTCCACCTCGTCTGTGTCGACCCGTGGTTGAGGTCGCACAGGTCCTGCCCCAATTGTCGCTCCTTGCCGGCGCCCGGCCCCGTGGCCACGCCTCTAGCGGTCGTGTCATGA
- the LOC135672290 gene encoding RING-H2 finger protein ATL70-like: MRSGHGDGEDGDYACISCVTNSTGNQPSELLNGLGYGLGISVMMILVLTAILTAYFCARRSNVATNPQSGNEAAAPADVEAGIDEATLMLYPKMAYSQAKLEMKGTAATCCSICLADYKGTDVLRLLPECGHLFHLDCVDPWLKSHPSCPMCRSLQAPTPIATPMAEVCH, from the coding sequence ATGAGGAGCGGCCACGGTGACGGGGAGGATGGGGATTATGCGTGCATCTCTTGTGTTACCAACTCCACTGGAAACCAACCGTCGGAGCTGCTGAACGGGTTAGGCTACGGCCTCGGCATTTCCGTCATGATGATACTGGTGCTCACGGCCATACTCACGGCCTACTTCTGCGCCCGAAGAAGTAACGTGGCCACGAATCCGCAGTCAGGGAATGAAGCCGCGGCGCCTGCCGATGTCGAGGCCGGCATCGACGAGGCGACGCTGATGCTCTACCCGAAGATGGCGTACTCGCAAGCTAAGCTGGAAATGAAGGGCACCGCCGCGACGTGCTGTTCCATATGCTTGGCCGACTACAAGGGCACGGACGTGCTGCGGCTGCTGCCGGAGTGCGGGCACCTCTTCCACCTCGACTGCGTCGACCCGTGGCTGAAGTCGCACCCGTCGTGCCCCATGTGCCGCTCTTTACAGGCGCCCACCCCCATTGCCACGCCTATGGCGGAGGTTTGTCATTAA
- the LOC135671995 gene encoding RING-H2 finger protein ATL70-like, with amino-acid sequence MEQRIALGYGLLICLVVLVSAYLWYIYSLLQRNVPTNVRFDPGEAASSDVEAGIDQATLECYPKMAYSQAKLEKGTTATCCSICLGDYRDADVLQMLPQCGHHFHVDCINRWLTSHASCPNCRSLPAPGS; translated from the coding sequence ATGGAGCAGAGGATTGCCCTCGGCTACGGCCTTCTCATTTGCCTCGTGGTCCTGGTGAGCGCATATCTGTGGTACATCTATTCGCTCCTACAAAGAAACGTGCCCACGAACGTCCGGTTCGACCCTGGAGAGGCGGCGTCGTCCGACGTTGAGGCCGGCATCGATCAGGCAACGCTAGAGTGCTACCCGAAGATGGCGTACTCGCAGGCCAAGCTGGAGAAGGGCACCACCGCAACCTGTTGTTCCATATGCTTGGGTGACTACAGGGACGCCGACGTGCTGCAGATGCTGCCACAGTGCGGGCACCACTTCCACGTTGACTGCATCAACCGGTGGCTGACGTCGCACGCGTCCTGCCCCAATTGTCGCTCTTTGCCGGCGCCTGGTTCGTGA